A region of Methyloversatilis discipulorum DNA encodes the following proteins:
- a CDS encoding substrate-binding domain-containing protein: MPNMRIQIEPAWRFRNAEGREIDPLLFRVLAAVQRSGKLTEAAREVDFSYRHCWNLIRTWSAFFGTPLVELSQGKGAELTPLGEKLTWAAQRIQARLTPQLENLSVEIDREINAALMDTHPVLRLHASHGYAIALMPELMERVAGVRLELQYLGSIDALGSMSRGSCDICGFHLPSGRVTPELAARLSRYLKPRAHRVIRLVTRTQGLFVAAGNPLNIRSLQDLVRPDVRFINRQASAGTRVLLDLLLAEQTIDPDDISGYETVEFTHAAVAAHIASGMADTGFGVEAAASQFKLDFVPIAEEHYFLACRLETLELPSMQRMLDALKSPDFASAVSTLPGYALNSPGEVLSVVEALRA, encoded by the coding sequence ATGCCTAACATGCGCATCCAGATCGAACCGGCGTGGCGCTTCCGCAATGCCGAAGGACGGGAGATCGACCCGCTGCTGTTCCGTGTGCTGGCCGCCGTGCAACGCAGCGGAAAACTGACCGAGGCGGCGCGCGAGGTCGATTTTTCATACCGCCATTGCTGGAACCTGATCCGCACCTGGTCGGCCTTCTTCGGCACGCCACTGGTCGAGCTGTCGCAGGGCAAGGGCGCAGAACTGACGCCGCTTGGCGAGAAGCTGACCTGGGCGGCGCAGCGCATCCAGGCTCGGCTGACGCCGCAGCTGGAGAACCTGTCGGTGGAGATCGACCGCGAGATCAACGCGGCGCTGATGGACACGCATCCGGTGCTGCGGCTGCATGCGAGCCACGGCTATGCGATCGCGCTGATGCCGGAACTGATGGAGCGGGTGGCCGGTGTGCGGCTGGAACTGCAATACCTCGGGTCAATCGACGCGCTGGGTTCGATGTCTCGCGGCAGCTGCGACATCTGCGGCTTCCATCTGCCGAGCGGACGCGTCACGCCGGAACTGGCGGCGCGACTGAGCCGTTACCTGAAGCCGCGTGCGCACCGCGTGATCCGTCTGGTCACGCGCACCCAGGGCCTGTTCGTCGCCGCCGGCAATCCGCTGAACATCCGCTCGCTGCAGGATCTGGTGCGCCCCGACGTGCGCTTCATCAATCGTCAGGCCAGTGCCGGTACGCGCGTGCTGCTCGACCTGTTGCTGGCCGAACAGACCATAGATCCGGACGACATCAGCGGCTACGAGACGGTCGAATTCACGCACGCGGCGGTCGCCGCGCACATCGCCAGCGGCATGGCCGACACCGGCTTCGGCGTCGAAGCGGCCGCCAGCCAGTTCAAGCTCGATTTCGTGCCGATCGCCGAAGAACATTACTTCCTCGCCTGCCGGCTAGAGACGTTGGAGTTGCCGTCGATGCAGCGCATGCTCGATGCGCTGAAGTCGCCTGACTTTGCGAGCGCGGTGTCTACGCTCCCCGGCTATGCGCTCAATTCGCCCGGCGAGGTGCTGTCGGTGGTCGAGGCGCTGCGCGCCTGA
- a CDS encoding formate dehydrogenase subunit gamma, whose protein sequence is MSSHHPNPGVDGRQLQSLVDRHADLPGALLPMLHAIQNEFGHVPEQAVPVIAKGLNLSRAEVHGVITFYHHFRSHAPGRHVVQVCRAEACQAVGAVALEAHAKKCLGIDFHETTADGAVTLEAVYCLGNCAVGPSLRIDDDIVGRVTPERFDEIVAELRAEVTA, encoded by the coding sequence ATGTCATCGCACCACCCCAACCCCGGTGTCGACGGGCGGCAGTTGCAGTCGCTGGTCGACCGGCACGCCGATCTGCCCGGCGCGCTGCTGCCGATGCTGCACGCCATCCAGAACGAGTTCGGCCACGTGCCTGAACAGGCCGTGCCGGTCATCGCCAAGGGACTGAACCTGTCGCGCGCCGAAGTGCATGGCGTGATCACCTTCTATCACCACTTCCGCAGCCACGCGCCCGGCCGCCACGTGGTACAGGTCTGCCGGGCGGAAGCCTGTCAGGCCGTCGGTGCCGTTGCGCTCGAAGCGCACGCGAAGAAATGTCTCGGCATCGACTTCCACGAAACAACCGCCGACGGTGCAGTGACGCTGGAGGCGGTGTACTGCCTCGGCAACTGCGCCGTTGGTCCGTCGCTGCGGATCGATGACGACATCGTCGGCCGCGTCACGCCGGAACGCTTCGACGAAATCGTGGCCGAGCTGCGTGCGGAGGTGACGGCATGA
- a CDS encoding formate dehydrogenase beta subunit yields MSTRIYVPIDSTALSLGAEKVAKAIAAEAAKRGIAIELVRNGSRGAFFLEPMVEVQTPAGRMAYGPVQASDVAALFDAGFVNGGQHLLSLGPTDDIAYLKNQERLTSARIGITDPLSLDDYVDHGGFVGLDNALAMSGADVVKEVTESGLRGRGGAAFPTGIKWNTVLGASADQKYIVCNADEGDSGTFSDRMIMEGDPYCLIEGMTIAGIAVGATQGYIYLRSEYPHAFATLKEAIRRARAAGWLGQDVRNSGKAFELEVRLGAGAYICGEETSLLESLEGKRGIVRFKPPLPALQGLFGKPTVINNVISLASVPIILAKGGAHYRDYGMGRSRGTLPFQLAGNIKRGGLVEKAFGLTMNELIHDFGGGTLSGRPVRAVQVGGPLGAYVPASQFDLPLDYEEYAKNGAMIGHGGIVVFDDTVDMAHMARYAMEFCAIESCGKCTPCRIGSTRGVEVIDRIVANEQRGKNIALLQSLCDTMLNGSLCALGGMAPYPVLSALNHFPEDFGVDKTEAA; encoded by the coding sequence ATGAGCACGCGCATCTACGTTCCCATCGATTCGACCGCGCTGTCGCTGGGCGCCGAGAAGGTCGCCAAGGCGATCGCCGCCGAAGCGGCGAAGCGCGGCATCGCGATCGAGCTGGTGCGCAATGGCTCGCGCGGCGCCTTCTTCCTCGAACCCATGGTGGAAGTGCAGACGCCGGCCGGCCGCATGGCCTACGGCCCGGTGCAAGCCAGCGACGTCGCTGCGCTGTTCGACGCCGGCTTCGTGAACGGCGGCCAGCACCTGCTGTCGCTCGGCCCGACCGACGACATCGCCTACCTGAAGAATCAGGAACGCCTGACCAGCGCGCGCATCGGCATCACCGACCCGCTGAGCCTGGATGACTACGTCGACCACGGCGGCTTCGTCGGCCTCGACAACGCACTGGCGATGAGCGGCGCCGACGTGGTGAAGGAAGTGACCGAATCCGGCCTGCGCGGCCGCGGTGGCGCCGCCTTCCCGACCGGCATCAAGTGGAACACGGTGCTCGGCGCCTCTGCCGACCAGAAGTACATCGTCTGCAACGCCGACGAGGGCGACTCCGGCACCTTCTCCGATCGCATGATCATGGAAGGCGACCCCTACTGCCTGATCGAGGGCATGACCATCGCCGGCATCGCGGTCGGCGCGACCCAGGGCTACATCTATCTGCGCTCGGAGTATCCGCACGCCTTCGCCACGCTGAAGGAAGCGATCCGTCGCGCCCGCGCCGCCGGCTGGCTGGGCCAGGACGTGCGCAACTCGGGTAAGGCGTTCGAACTGGAAGTGCGCCTGGGCGCCGGCGCCTACATCTGTGGCGAAGAGACCTCGCTGCTGGAGAGCTTGGAAGGCAAGCGCGGCATCGTCCGCTTCAAGCCGCCGCTGCCGGCGCTGCAGGGCCTGTTCGGCAAGCCGACCGTGATCAACAACGTGATCTCGCTGGCGTCGGTGCCCATCATCCTGGCCAAGGGTGGCGCGCACTACCGCGACTACGGCATGGGTCGCTCGCGCGGCACCCTGCCCTTCCAGCTGGCCGGCAATATCAAGCGCGGCGGGCTGGTCGAGAAGGCCTTCGGCCTGACCATGAACGAACTGATCCATGACTTCGGCGGCGGCACGCTGTCCGGCCGTCCGGTGCGCGCAGTGCAGGTCGGCGGTCCGCTCGGCGCCTACGTGCCGGCGTCGCAGTTCGACCTGCCGCTCGACTACGAGGAGTACGCGAAGAACGGCGCGATGATCGGCCACGGCGGCATCGTGGTGTTCGACGACACGGTCGACATGGCGCACATGGCCCGCTACGCGATGGAGTTCTGCGCCATCGAATCCTGCGGCAAATGCACGCCCTGTCGCATCGGCTCGACGCGCGGCGTCGAAGTGATCGACCGCATCGTCGCCAACGAACAGCGCGGCAAGAACATCGCGCTGCTGCAGTCGCTGTGCGACACCATGCTCAACGGCTCGCTGTGCGCGCTCGGCGGCATGGCGCCCTACCCGGTGCTGTCGGCACTGAACCATTTCCCCGAAGACTTCGGCGTCGACAAGACCGAAGCGGCTTGA
- the fdhF gene encoding formate dehydrogenase subunit alpha gives MSLPRETDYGTPARESEKEVTLSIDGIEVTVPAGTSVMRAAQECGNSIPKLCATDSLEPFGSCRLCLVEIEGRRGYPASCTTIAEAGMQVRTQTPKLADIRRGVMELYISDHPLDCLTCSANGNCELQDMTGVVGLREVRYGMKGKNHFDLLSALTKEKDESNPYFSYDPSKCIVCNRCVRACEETQGTFALTISGRGFDSRVSPGESQPFMESECVSCGACVQACPTATLMEKGVIEHGQAEKKVTTTCAYCGVGCSFDAEVKGTTVVRMVPSKDGGANHGHSCVKGRFAFGYATHADRITTPMIRKSIEDAWQPVSWDEAINYAASEFKRIQAKHGRDSVGGITSSRCTNEETYLVQKLVRAAFGNNNVDTCARVCHSPTGYGLKQTLGESAGTQTFDSVMKADVIMVMGANPTDGHPVFGSQMKRRLREGAKLIVVDPRSIDLVRSPHIKAEQHLKLKPGSNVALITSMAHVVVTEGLVKEDFVRERCEWHSFEQWRDFVAKPENSPEAMEQHTGVPAADVRAAARLFATGGNAAIYYGLGVTEHSQGSTTVIGIANLAMATGNIGREGVGVNPLRGQNNVQGSCDMGSFPHELPGYRHVSDAATRMLFKDAWGVEPQPEPGLRIPNMFEAAMDGTFLGLYCEGEDIVQSDPNTQHVEAALRAMECVVVQDLFLNETAKFAHVFLPGSSFLEKDGTFTNAERRISRVRKVMPPLAGREDWEVTVMLSNALGYPMNYSHPSEIMDEIARLTPTFHGVSYERLDELGSIQWPCNEQAPDGTPIMHIDQFVRGKGRFMLTEYVPTEERTSKRFPLILTTGRILSQYNVGAQTRRTANSMWHDEDRLEIHPADAETRGINEGDWVGITSRAGETVLRARVSERMQPGVVYTTFHFPESGANVITTDNSDWATNCPEYKVTAVEVTRVTQPSEWQQRYRDFSQQQIDLLPKKREKV, from the coding sequence ATGTCATTACCCAGAGAAACCGATTACGGCACACCCGCCCGCGAGTCGGAAAAGGAAGTCACGCTGTCGATCGACGGCATCGAAGTCACGGTGCCGGCCGGCACCTCGGTCATGCGCGCCGCGCAGGAATGCGGCAACAGCATTCCGAAGCTGTGCGCGACCGACAGCCTGGAGCCCTTCGGCTCCTGTCGCCTGTGCCTGGTCGAGATCGAAGGTCGCCGCGGCTACCCGGCCTCCTGCACGACGATCGCCGAAGCCGGCATGCAGGTGCGCACCCAGACGCCCAAGCTGGCGGACATCCGCCGCGGCGTGATGGAGCTCTACATTTCCGACCACCCGCTGGACTGCCTGACCTGCTCGGCCAATGGCAACTGCGAACTGCAGGACATGACCGGCGTGGTCGGCCTGCGCGAAGTGCGTTACGGCATGAAGGGCAAGAACCACTTCGACCTGCTGTCGGCACTGACGAAGGAGAAGGACGAATCCAATCCCTACTTCAGCTACGACCCGTCCAAGTGCATCGTCTGCAACCGCTGCGTCCGTGCCTGCGAAGAAACGCAGGGCACGTTCGCGCTGACCATTTCCGGCCGCGGCTTCGATTCGCGCGTCAGCCCGGGTGAGAGCCAGCCCTTCATGGAATCGGAATGCGTGTCCTGCGGCGCCTGCGTGCAGGCCTGCCCGACCGCGACACTGATGGAGAAGGGCGTGATCGAACACGGTCAGGCCGAAAAGAAGGTCACCACCACCTGCGCCTACTGCGGCGTCGGCTGCTCTTTCGACGCCGAAGTGAAGGGCACGACCGTGGTACGCATGGTGCCGAGCAAGGACGGCGGCGCCAATCACGGCCATTCCTGCGTCAAAGGTCGCTTCGCCTTCGGCTACGCCACGCACGCCGACCGCATCACCACGCCGATGATCCGCAAGAGCATCGAGGACGCCTGGCAGCCGGTCAGCTGGGACGAGGCGATCAACTACGCCGCCTCCGAATTCAAGCGCATCCAGGCCAAACACGGCCGTGACTCGGTCGGCGGCATCACGTCCAGCCGCTGCACCAACGAAGAAACCTATCTGGTGCAGAAGCTGGTTCGCGCGGCCTTCGGCAACAACAACGTCGACACCTGCGCCCGCGTCTGCCATTCGCCCACCGGCTACGGCCTGAAACAGACGCTGGGCGAGTCGGCCGGCACCCAGACCTTCGACTCGGTGATGAAGGCCGACGTCATCATGGTGATGGGCGCCAACCCGACCGACGGCCACCCGGTGTTCGGCTCGCAGATGAAGCGCCGCCTGCGCGAAGGCGCCAAGCTCATCGTGGTCGACCCGCGCAGCATCGATCTCGTGCGCTCGCCGCACATCAAGGCGGAACAGCACCTGAAACTGAAGCCCGGCAGCAACGTCGCGCTGATCACGTCGATGGCGCACGTGGTCGTGACCGAGGGCCTGGTCAAGGAAGACTTCGTCCGCGAGCGCTGCGAATGGCATTCGTTCGAACAGTGGCGCGACTTCGTTGCAAAGCCCGAGAACTCACCGGAAGCGATGGAACAGCACACCGGCGTACCGGCGGCCGACGTGCGCGCCGCCGCCCGACTGTTCGCCACCGGCGGCAACGCGGCGATCTACTACGGCCTCGGCGTGACCGAGCACAGCCAGGGCTCGACCACCGTCATCGGCATCGCCAACCTGGCGATGGCCACCGGCAACATCGGCCGCGAAGGCGTGGGCGTGAATCCGCTGCGCGGCCAGAACAACGTGCAGGGCTCCTGCGACATGGGCAGCTTCCCGCACGAACTGCCGGGCTACCGCCACGTGTCCGACGCCGCCACGCGCATGCTGTTCAAGGATGCCTGGGGCGTCGAGCCGCAGCCGGAACCGGGCCTGCGCATCCCGAACATGTTCGAAGCGGCGATGGACGGCACCTTCCTCGGCCTCTACTGCGAAGGCGAGGACATCGTGCAGTCCGACCCGAACACGCAGCATGTCGAAGCCGCACTGCGCGCGATGGAATGCGTGGTGGTGCAGGACCTGTTCCTGAACGAAACGGCGAAGTTCGCGCACGTCTTCCTGCCCGGCTCCAGCTTCCTCGAAAAGGACGGCACCTTCACCAATGCCGAGCGCCGCATCTCGCGCGTACGCAAGGTGATGCCGCCGCTGGCCGGCAGGGAGGACTGGGAAGTCACCGTCATGCTGTCGAACGCGCTCGGCTACCCGATGAACTACAGCCACCCGTCCGAGATCATGGACGAGATCGCGCGGCTGACGCCCACCTTCCACGGCGTCAGCTACGAGCGGCTGGACGAACTGGGCAGCATCCAGTGGCCGTGCAACGAACAGGCGCCGGACGGCACGCCCATCATGCACATCGACCAGTTCGTACGTGGCAAGGGTCGCTTCATGCTGACCGAGTACGTGCCGACCGAGGAACGCACATCCAAGCGCTTCCCGCTGATCCTGACCACCGGCCGCATCCTGTCGCAATACAACGTCGGCGCGCAGACGCGGCGCACCGCGAACTCGATGTGGCACGACGAGGACCGCCTGGAAATCCACCCGGCCGACGCCGAAACGCGCGGCATCAACGAAGGCGACTGGGTCGGCATCACCTCGCGCGCCGGCGAGACGGTACTGCGCGCACGCGTGTCCGAGCGCATGCAGCCGGGCGTCGTGTATACGACTTTCCACTTCCCGGAGTCGGGTGCCAACGTCATCACCACCGACAACTCCGACTGGGCCACCAACTGCCCCGAGTACAAGGTGACCGCGGTCGAGGTGACCCGGGTGACCCAGCCGTCGGAATGGCAGCAGCGCTACCGCGACTTCTCGCAGCAGCAGATCGACCTGCTGCCGAAGAAGCGCGAGAAGGTCTGA
- the fdhD gene encoding formate dehydrogenase accessory sulfurtransferase FdhD produces the protein MGGPLLACDEAGDAGEAVLHPAQRLRSAVRVSGGVRTASVECVAEEVPVAMVYNGISHAVMLATPADLEDFGTGFSLAEGIVARASEIHDVDTAHHADGIEVRMQVSNRAFEALKARRRSLAGRTGCGLCGVDSLGQVTRDVKPVAARPAFDEAAIHRALVALGEGQALHALTGSVHAAAWAHADGTLFAVREDVGRHNALDKLIGAVALAGVDTAQGFAVVTSRASYEMVLKLASVGGGLLAAISAPTGLAIDLAVRTGVTLCGFVRDGRMAIYTEPKNRTE, from the coding sequence ATGGGTGGGCCGCTGCTTGCATGCGACGAGGCGGGCGACGCGGGTGAAGCCGTGCTGCACCCCGCCCAGCGTTTGCGCAGCGCCGTGCGTGTCAGCGGCGGCGTGCGCACGGCCAGCGTCGAATGCGTGGCCGAGGAAGTGCCGGTGGCCATGGTGTACAACGGCATTTCGCACGCCGTGATGCTGGCCACGCCGGCCGATCTGGAGGACTTCGGCACCGGCTTCAGCCTGGCTGAAGGCATCGTTGCGCGTGCCTCCGAGATCCACGATGTCGACACGGCGCACCACGCCGACGGCATCGAGGTGCGCATGCAGGTGTCCAACCGCGCCTTCGAAGCGCTGAAGGCGCGTCGCCGTTCTCTGGCCGGGCGCACAGGCTGCGGGCTGTGCGGCGTGGACAGCCTCGGCCAGGTCACTCGCGATGTGAAACCGGTTGCGGCGCGCCCCGCGTTCGACGAGGCAGCCATTCACCGTGCTCTCGTCGCGCTCGGCGAGGGCCAGGCCCTGCACGCGCTGACCGGCTCGGTACACGCCGCCGCCTGGGCACACGCGGACGGCACGCTGTTCGCAGTGCGCGAGGACGTCGGCCGCCACAACGCGCTGGACAAGCTGATCGGCGCCGTCGCGCTGGCCGGCGTCGACACTGCGCAGGGCTTCGCGGTCGTCACCAGCCGCGCCAGTTACGAAATGGTGCTCAAACTCGCCAGCGTCGGCGGCGGCCTGCTGGCGGCGATTTCCGCGCCGACCGGGCTGGCCATCGATCTGGCGGTGCGCACCGGCGTCACGCTGTGCGGCTTTGTCCGCGACGGCCGCATGGCGATCTACACCGAACCGAAGAATCGAACGGAATAA
- a CDS encoding formate dehydrogenase subunit delta, translated as MDIQNLVKMANQIGQFFHSYPDHDEAVREVAAHIRRFWEPRMRRAIIEQMNRGGDTGMLPLVIEALQHMQEQETSTT; from the coding sequence ATGGACATCCAGAATCTCGTCAAGATGGCCAACCAGATCGGCCAGTTCTTTCACAGCTACCCCGACCACGACGAAGCGGTGCGCGAAGTCGCCGCCCACATCCGTCGCTTCTGGGAACCACGCATGCGCCGTGCGATCATCGAGCAGATGAACCGCGGCGGCGACACCGGTATGCTGCCGCTGGTCATCGAAGCGCTGCAGCACATGCAGGAGCAGGAAACCTCCACCACCTGA
- a CDS encoding cysteine hydrolase family protein yields MSSLTTLRDLMGLGHEPGLLADAALVMIDCQNTYREGVMQLTGVEAALLEARRVLDRARELGRPVIHIQHDAGPGTPYDVNAAIGRIADIVAPQAGETVITKHYPNSFVQTSLDEELKKLGVKQLVLAGFMTHMCVNSTARGAFNLGYAPTVVAAATATRDLPLPDGSTVPAAAVQAASIATMRDLFAAIAPNADAVAR; encoded by the coding sequence ATGAGTTCACTGACGACGCTGCGCGACCTGATGGGTCTCGGCCACGAGCCGGGCCTGCTTGCCGACGCCGCCCTGGTGATGATCGATTGCCAGAACACCTACCGTGAAGGGGTCATGCAGCTCACGGGCGTCGAGGCGGCGCTGCTGGAAGCACGACGCGTACTCGACCGCGCGCGCGAACTCGGCCGTCCGGTCATCCACATCCAGCACGACGCCGGTCCGGGCACGCCCTATGACGTCAATGCCGCGATCGGCCGCATCGCCGACATCGTCGCGCCGCAGGCCGGTGAGACGGTGATCACCAAGCACTACCCGAACAGCTTCGTACAGACCTCGCTCGACGAAGAACTGAAGAAGCTGGGCGTGAAGCAGCTTGTGCTGGCCGGCTTCATGACGCACATGTGCGTGAATTCGACGGCGCGCGGTGCCTTCAACCTCGGCTACGCGCCCACCGTAGTCGCCGCCGCCACCGCCACGCGCGACCTGCCGCTGCCGGACGGCAGCACGGTCCCCGCCGCTGCGGTGCAGGCCGCAAGCATCGCCACGATGCGCGACCTGTTCGCCGCGATCGCGCCGAACGCAGACGCAGTCGCGCGCTGA
- the modA gene encoding molybdate ABC transporter substrate-binding protein, with protein MKLARLLPTRLLSALALSLIAGAAHADTLVVFAAASLTNALQDIGKAFETRSGHTVKFSFAASSALARQIEAGAQAQVFLSADEQWMDYLAERKLLAAGTRTDLLGNSLVLVTPADSKASVTLKPGFDLAALLGDGRLATGDPAHVPVGKYAKDALTRLGAWPVAEPKLVRADSVRAALVLVERGEVPAGIVYATDAAVSPKVRVAGVFPADTHAPITYPAAIVAGQDTPPARAFMQWLRGTESAAVFTRYGFSLK; from the coding sequence ATGAAACTCGCCCGCCTGCTGCCCACCCGCCTGCTGTCAGCACTTGCTCTGAGCCTCATTGCCGGCGCCGCCCACGCGGACACGCTTGTCGTATTCGCAGCCGCCAGCCTGACCAACGCATTGCAGGACATCGGCAAGGCGTTCGAGACACGCTCCGGTCACACGGTCAAGTTCTCCTTCGCAGCGTCGTCGGCACTTGCCCGGCAGATCGAAGCCGGCGCCCAGGCACAGGTTTTCCTGTCGGCCGACGAGCAATGGATGGACTACCTCGCCGAGCGCAAGCTGCTCGCCGCCGGCACGCGTACCGATCTGCTCGGCAACAGCCTGGTGCTGGTGACCCCTGCCGACAGCAAGGCGTCGGTGACGCTGAAACCCGGCTTCGATCTCGCCGCGCTGCTCGGCGACGGTCGTCTGGCCACCGGCGATCCTGCCCACGTGCCGGTGGGCAAGTACGCAAAGGACGCACTGACCAGGCTCGGCGCATGGCCGGTCGCGGAACCGAAACTGGTTCGCGCTGACTCGGTGCGCGCGGCACTGGTTCTGGTCGAACGTGGCGAAGTGCCAGCCGGCATCGTCTATGCGACGGACGCAGCGGTGTCGCCCAAGGTCCGGGTCGCCGGCGTGTTTCCCGCTGACACACACGCGCCGATCACCTATCCTGCTGCCATCGTTGCCGGACAGGACACGCCCCCCGCGCGCGCCTTCATGCAGTGGCTGCGTGGCACGGAATCGGCGGCGGTATTCACCCGATATGGTTTCAGCCTCAAATAA
- the modB gene encoding molybdate ABC transporter permease subunit, with the protein MSDIELDALLLSLRVGLASTALCLPFALGVAWLLSRTRLPGRALLDGIVHAPLVLPPVVIGYLLLISLGTRAPLGAWLKNTFGIQLIFTTEGVVVAAAVMAFPLMVRAIRLSLDGVDRGIELAARTLGAGRLDVLCTITLPMMLPGILSGAMMAFAASLGEFGATITFASNIEGETRTLPLAIYTATQTPDGDAIALRLVGLSMALAVAAITLSEWLNRRTQRWLGRP; encoded by the coding sequence ATGAGCGACATCGAACTGGATGCCCTGCTGCTCAGCCTCCGTGTCGGGCTGGCCAGCACCGCGCTGTGCCTGCCCTTCGCGCTGGGCGTCGCCTGGCTGCTGTCACGCACCCGTCTGCCCGGTCGCGCCCTGCTCGACGGCATCGTGCACGCCCCGCTGGTGCTGCCGCCGGTGGTGATCGGCTACCTGCTGCTGATCTCGCTCGGCACGCGCGCGCCGCTCGGCGCCTGGCTGAAGAACACCTTCGGCATCCAGCTCATCTTCACGACCGAAGGCGTGGTCGTGGCCGCGGCAGTGATGGCCTTTCCATTGATGGTGAGAGCGATCCGGCTGTCGCTGGACGGCGTCGACCGCGGTATCGAACTGGCCGCTCGCACGCTCGGCGCCGGCCGGCTCGACGTGCTGTGCACGATCACGCTGCCGATGATGCTGCCGGGCATCCTGTCCGGCGCGATGATGGCGTTCGCCGCCAGCCTCGGCGAATTCGGCGCCACCATCACTTTCGCCTCCAATATCGAAGGCGAGACGCGCACGCTGCCGCTGGCCATCTACACCGCGACACAGACGCCGGACGGCGATGCCATCGCGCTGCGTCTGGTCGGTCTGTCGATGGCGCTGGCGGTGGCCGCTATCACGCTGTCTGAATGGCTGAACCGGCGCACGCAGCGCTGGCTGGGGCGACCATGA
- the modC gene encoding molybdenum ABC transporter ATP-binding protein — protein MAEPAHAALAGATMIELQFGARLGALDLDADVTLPSRGVSAIFGRSGAGKSSLINAVAGIVRPSRGRITVGDRVFFDADAGIDLPIEARSVGYVFQDARLFPHLSVSGNLRYGLKRARGPRPVDWNSVIEVLGLAHLLDRRPHHLSGGEKQRVALGRALLRQPGLLLMDEPLASLDAPRKAEVLPYIERLAQEFALPVLYVSHSIEEVTRLADHLVIVSEGRTVASGELADIMSRPEHSPLIGRYEAGSVLECTVLQHNDDYALTTLRFADGQLRVPRIDLDLGCAVRVRIRARDVALALSRPMDVSITNKMPGRIARITPREGPYADVAVDLGSSSLRALVTRESCDRLGLQQGTAVWVMVKSVALDSRSVGFNRRPRPDVAPELPAAD, from the coding sequence ATGGCTGAACCGGCGCACGCAGCGCTGGCTGGGGCGACCATGATCGAACTGCAGTTCGGCGCCCGGCTCGGCGCGCTCGATCTCGACGCTGACGTCACGTTGCCGTCGCGCGGCGTCAGCGCCATCTTCGGCCGCAGCGGTGCCGGCAAGAGCAGCCTGATCAACGCGGTGGCCGGCATCGTGCGGCCGTCGCGCGGACGCATCACGGTCGGCGACCGCGTGTTCTTCGACGCCGACGCCGGCATCGATCTGCCGATCGAAGCCCGCAGCGTCGGCTATGTGTTCCAGGATGCACGGCTGTTTCCGCACCTGTCGGTGAGTGGAAACCTGCGTTACGGGCTGAAACGCGCGCGCGGCCCGCGCCCGGTGGACTGGAACAGCGTGATCGAGGTGCTCGGCCTCGCCCACCTGCTCGACCGCCGGCCGCATCACCTGTCCGGTGGCGAGAAACAACGGGTGGCGCTGGGCCGCGCGCTGCTGCGCCAACCGGGGCTGCTGCTGATGGACGAACCGCTCGCCTCGCTGGATGCGCCGCGCAAGGCGGAAGTGCTGCCCTACATCGAACGGCTGGCGCAGGAATTCGCACTGCCGGTGCTCTATGTAAGCCATTCGATCGAGGAAGTGACACGACTGGCCGACCATCTGGTCATCGTCAGCGAAGGCCGCACCGTCGCCAGCGGCGAGCTGGCAGACATCATGTCGCGCCCCGAGCACTCGCCGCTGATCGGTCGCTACGAAGCGGGCTCGGTGCTGGAATGCACGGTGCTGCAGCACAACGACGACTATGCGCTGACCACGCTGCGCTTCGCCGACGGCCAATTGCGCGTGCCGCGCATCGATCTTGATCTCGGTTGCGCGGTGCGCGTGCGCATCCGCGCCCGCGACGTCGCACTGGCATTGTCGCGTCCGATGGACGTGTCGATCACCAACAAGATGCCCGGCCGGATCGCACGCATCACACCGCGAGAAGGTCCTTACGCCGACGTCGCGGTCGACCTCGGGAGCAGTTCGCTGCGCGCGCTGGTCACGCGCGAGTCCTGCGACCGGCTGGGTCTGCAACAGGGCACAGCAGTCTGGGTGATGGTGAAATCGGTGGCGCTGGACAGCCGCAGCGTCGGCTTCAACCGGCGTCCGCGTCCCGACGTGGCGCCTGAACTGCCGGCTGCGGATTGA